The Zingiber officinale cultivar Zhangliang chromosome 9A, Zo_v1.1, whole genome shotgun sequence genome window below encodes:
- the LOC122019087 gene encoding polyphenol oxidase A1, chloroplastic-like, with product MPDIFVESWILGTVRDFKLSPQSSPLCVRPAAHLFDANYLAKYTKAIELIRANVHCAYCHSAYEQIGFPDLEIQVHNSWLFLPWHRFYLYFYERILGKLIDNETFTLPFWNWGARALEGIQMPSIYIKKSSSLYDKLRIAWHHPSALVDLDFNRDDPGLPYEQQVDRNLKIMYHQVISRGKMSFLFMGSPYCAGDKTTDDDRSLEKVP from the exons ATGCCAGATATTTTTGTGGAATCGTGGATTCTTGG CACCGTAAGGGACTTCAAGCTCTCGCCGCAGTCATCCCCCCTCTGCGTCCGCCCCGCCGCCCACCTGTTCGACGCCAACTACCTGGCCAAGTACACCAAAGCCATCGAGCTCATAAGG GCGAATGTCCACTGCGCTTACTGCCACAGCGCCTATGAGCAGATCGGCTTCCCCGACTTGGAGATCCAAGTCCACAACTCGTGGCTCTTCTTGCCGTGGCACCGCTTCTACCTCTACTTCTACGAGAGGATCCTTG GGAAACTCATCGACAACGAGACCTTTACACTTCCCTTCTGGAACTGGGGCGCGCGAGCACTGGAGGGCATCCAAATGCCCTCCATCTACATTAAAAAGTCTTCATCACTCTATGACAAGTTACGCATAGCCTGGCACCATCCGTCGGCCCTTGTTGACCTCGACTTCAACAGGGATGACCCTGGCTTGCCCTATGAGCAACAAGTCGACCGCAACCTCAAGATCATGTACCACCAGGTGATCTCCAGAGGCAAGATGTCGTTTCTGTTCATGGGCTCGCCGTACTGCGCCGGCGACAAGACCACCGATGACGACAGGTCTTTGGAGAAAGTTCCATAG